One genomic window of Mycteria americana isolate JAX WOST 10 ecotype Jacksonville Zoo and Gardens chromosome Z, USCA_MyAme_1.0, whole genome shotgun sequence includes the following:
- the PLIN2 gene encoding perilipin-2, which yields MALAAIDPQQNIVSRVVNLPLVSSTYDIVSTAYITTKDNHPYLKSVCEIAEKGVKTITSVAMTSAMPIIQKLEPQIVVANNYACIGLDKIEERLPILNQPTDKVVANAKDVVVGAREAVTTTVTGAKETVAHTITGVVGKTKEAMQDSVEMTKSVVNGSINTVLGSRVVQMVSSGVDSALTKSETLVDQYLPLTEAELEKEAAKVEGFEVGVQKPSYYIRLGSLSSKVRTRAYQQALNKVRDAKQKSQETISQLHHTVSLIEYARKNMNSANQKLLDAQEKLYQSWVEWKKNTGQNDDELHSAEHIESRTLAIARSLTQQLQTTCLTLVSSLQGLPQNVQDQVYSVGSMAGDVYQSFRSASSFQELSDSFLTTSKGQLKKMKESLDDVMDYLVNNTPLNWLVPDFTITDLSSESDDIPDILDLDEDDQQDFSRTNGPYTTGQRAE from the exons ATGGCATTGGCAGCAATTGATCCACAGCAG aACATTGTATCAAGGGTTGTCAACCTTCCCTTGGTGAGCTCCACCTATGATATAGTGTCCACAGCTTATATCACCACAAAGGATAACCATCCTTATCTGAAGTCAGTGTGTGAGATAGCAGAGAAAGGAGTGAAGACGATTACTTCAGTAGCCATGACAAGTGCTATGCCTATCATCCAGAAACTGGAACCACAAA TTGTAGTTGCCAACAACTATGCATGCATAGGTCTAGACAAAATTGAAGAGAGACTGCCTATACTGAATCAACCCACTGACAAG GTTGTTGCCAATGCCAAGGATGTAGTTGTTGGAGCCAGAGAAGCTGTAACAACCACTGTGACTGGTGCCAAGGAAACTGTTGCTCACACGATCACTGGAGTTGTGGGCAAGACTAAAGAAGCAATGCAAGACAGCGTAGAAATGACCAAATCAGTTGTCAATGGCAGCATTAATACTGTCCTGGGAAGTCGTGTGGTGCAAATGGTGAGCAGTGGAGTGGACAGTGCTCTCACTAAATCAGAGACCCTTGTAGACCAGTATCTCCCACTTACAGAAGCAGAACTAG AGAAAGAAGCTGCAAAAGTTGAAGGTTTTGAAGTTGGAGTTCAAAAGCCAAGCTACTACATTAGACTAGGATCCCTGTCCTCAAAGGTCCGCACACGTGCCTACCAACAAGCCTTAAACAAAGTTAGAGATGCTAAACAGAAAAGCCAGGAGACAATCTCTCAGCTCCACCACACTGTTAGTCTG ATCGAGTATGCCAGAAAGAACATGAATAGTGCCAATCAGAAACTTCTTGATGCTCAGGAAAAGCTTTATCAATCCTGGGtggaatggaagaaaaatacaggccAAAATGATGATGAACTGCATAGCGCTGAG CACATTGAGTCAAGAACCCTAGCTATTGCACGGAGCCTCACTCAGCAGCTTCAGACCACCTGCCTCACGCTAGTCTCAAGCCTACAGGGGTTGCCACAGAATGTGCAGGATCAGGTTTACAGTGTTGGGTCAATGGCAGGTGATGTCTACCAGAGCTTTCGATCAGCATCCTCCTTCCAAGAGTTATCAGACAGCTTTCTTACCACTAGCAAaggacagctgaagaaaatgaaggagtCTCTGGATGATGTGATGGATTATCTTGTTAACAACACGCCACTCAACTGGCTG GTTCCAGATTTCACTATTACAGACCTGTCTTCAGAGTCAGATGATATCCCAGACATTTTGGATTTGGATGAAGATGATCAACAAGACTTTTCACGCACAAATGGCCCTTACACTACAGGGCAAAGAGCTGAATAA